A genomic region of Pseudopipra pipra isolate bDixPip1 chromosome W, bDixPip1.hap1, whole genome shotgun sequence contains the following coding sequences:
- the LOC135406427 gene encoding olfactory receptor 14J1-like: MSNSSSISQFLLLAFADRRELQLLHFWLFLAISLAALLANGLILSAVACDHHLHTPMGFFLLNLSLTDLGCICTTVPKAMHNSLWGTTTISYVGCAAQLFFFLFFITAEYFLLTIMCYDRYVAICKPLHYGTLLGSRACAHMAAAAWTAGFLNALLHTASTFSLPLCQGNALDQFFCEIPHILKLSCSHSGYLREIGLLLFTISLGLGCFIFIVFSYVQIFRAVLRIPSQQGRHKAFSTCLPHLAVVSMFLSTVLSSYLKPPSISSSSLDLALSVLYSVVPPALNPFIYSLRNQELKDALRKMMNECFSGAIKFWFSGV; this comes from the coding sequence atgtccaacagcagctccatttcccagttcctcctcctggcatttgcagacaggcgggagctgcagctcctgcacttctggctcttcctggccatctccctggctgccctcctggccaacggcctcatcctcagcgccgtagcctgtgaccaccacctgcacacccccatgggcttcttcctgctcaacctctccctcacagacctgggctgcatctgcaccactgtccccaaagccatgcacaattccctctggggcaccacaaccatctcctatgtgggatgtgctgcacagctctttttctttctgttcttcatcacagcagagtatttcctcctcaccatcatgtgctacgaccgctacgttgccatctgcaaacccctgcactacgggaccctcctgggcagcagagcttgtgcccacatggcagcagctgcctggactGCTGggtttctcaatgctctgctgcatacagccagtacattttccctgcccctgtgccagggcaatgccctggaccagttcttctgtgaaatcccacacatcctcaagctctcctgctcacactcaggctacctcagggaaattgggcttctCTTGTTTACTATCTCTTTAGGACTtggctgttttattttcattgttttctcctatgtgcagatcttcagggctgtgctgaggatcccctctcagcagggacggcacaaagccttttccacgtgcctccctcacctggccgtggtctccaTGTTCCTCAGCACTGTCTTGTCTTCgtacctgaagcccccctccatctcctcctcatccctggatctggcactatcagttctgtactcggtggtccctccagcactgaaccccttcatctacagcctcaggaatcaggagctcaaggatgccctgaggaaaatgatgaatgaatgcttttcaggagcaataaaattctggttttctggtgtgtag